In a single window of the Anguilla rostrata isolate EN2019 chromosome 6, ASM1855537v3, whole genome shotgun sequence genome:
- the ccl20a.3 gene encoding C-C motif chemokine 20a.3 — protein sequence MAQFNLSTICLLLLLSLSLFAVQANTACCTTYSHSELELKYIKGFSIQDNRGRCHINAVIFHTIKGRKVCADPTKDWVIERIQQLRNKVQKMTKN from the exons ATGGCCCAGTTTAACTTGTCCACAATctgcctgctgctcctcctgtctctgagtCTCTTCGCTGTGCAGGCGAATACGG CGTGCTGCACTACTTATTCACATAGTGAATTAGAACTGAAATACATCAAGGGCTTCTCCATTCAGGACAACCGTGGCAGGTGCCACATCAATGCAGTCAT TTTCCACACCATAAAAGGCAGAAAGGTGTGCGCTGACCCTACCAAAGACTGGGTGATTGAGAGGATCCAACAGCTGAG GAACAAGGTACAAAAAATGACCAAGAACTGA